From the genome of Hyalangium gracile, one region includes:
- the lon gene encoding endopeptidase La encodes MSDEKKKGSAASAMPTAMAPPGLINKEDIPQVLPILPLRNSVFFPGGVLPLAVGRQKTIALIKDAVRDDQVIGVVTQRRAEEEDPGSTDLYTMGTVARIVKLLKMGEDNYSLVVQGLARFRVLELVQEAPYLKARVDAVEDKTSAENVEVEALGINLKKLAREVIELMPELPAAATELVESITHPGHLADLIAANVDVPIEEKQAVLETVDLKARMKLVLELLNRKREILKLSNKIDSAVKGEMSKTQREYYLRQQLKAIKEELGEMGEEEEELDELQERLKKAGLPPDVEKVAQKELNRLKTIPAASSEYTVARTYLDWIADLPWAKLSEDNLDIENARQVLDKDHYGIKKVKKRILEYLAVRKLKNDMRGPILCLVGPPGVGKTSLGQSVAKATGRKFVRLSLGGVRDEAEIRGHRRTYVGALPGRFIQSMKKAGTKNPVMMLDEIDKLGADFRGDPSAALLEVLDPEQNNTFSDHYLDVPFDLSKVMFIATANQLDPIPGPLRDRMEIIELSGYTFEEKQSIARIHLVPKQLKEHGLSGDHIEVTDEALLTLTTSYTREAGVRNLERRIADICRAVAVEVAGGKTEKQVINGERVKEILGPETFYSEVAERTEVPGVATGLAWTAAGGDLLFIEATKMAGKGGMTLTGQLGDVMKESATAALSYLRSKAEALGINPNFLEKTDLHLHFPAGSIPKDGPSAGVTILTALTSLLTGIRVRSDTAMTGEATLRGLVLPVGGIKEKVLAAHRAGIKRVILPERCRKDLVDVPDQAKKELEFIFATKMDEVLMAALESTPFKTPAGPPAGGEQPQTPLPGASTDASPEIRAEAVGARN; translated from the coding sequence ATGTCTGACGAGAAGAAGAAAGGCTCCGCCGCCAGCGCCATGCCGACGGCCATGGCTCCTCCGGGCCTTATCAACAAGGAGGACATCCCGCAGGTGCTGCCCATCCTGCCGCTGCGGAACTCCGTGTTCTTCCCGGGCGGCGTGCTCCCTCTGGCGGTCGGCCGCCAGAAGACCATCGCCCTCATCAAGGATGCGGTCCGCGACGACCAGGTCATCGGCGTCGTCACCCAGCGCCGGGCCGAGGAAGAGGACCCGGGCTCCACGGACCTGTACACCATGGGGACCGTGGCCCGCATCGTGAAGCTCCTGAAGATGGGCGAGGACAACTACTCGCTCGTCGTCCAGGGTCTGGCCCGCTTCCGCGTGCTGGAGCTGGTCCAGGAGGCCCCCTACCTCAAGGCCCGCGTGGACGCCGTCGAGGACAAGACCTCCGCGGAGAACGTCGAGGTCGAGGCGCTCGGCATCAACCTGAAGAAGCTCGCCCGTGAGGTGATCGAGCTCATGCCGGAGCTGCCCGCGGCGGCCACCGAGCTGGTCGAGTCCATCACCCACCCGGGTCACCTGGCCGACCTCATCGCCGCCAACGTGGACGTGCCCATCGAGGAGAAGCAGGCCGTCCTCGAGACGGTGGACCTCAAGGCGCGCATGAAGCTCGTGCTCGAGCTGCTCAACCGCAAGCGCGAGATCCTCAAGCTCTCCAACAAGATCGACTCCGCCGTGAAGGGCGAGATGTCGAAGACCCAGCGCGAGTACTACCTGCGCCAGCAGCTCAAGGCGATCAAGGAAGAGCTCGGCGAGATGGGCGAGGAGGAGGAGGAGCTCGACGAGCTGCAGGAGCGCCTGAAGAAGGCCGGCCTGCCGCCCGACGTGGAGAAGGTCGCCCAGAAGGAGCTCAACCGCCTCAAGACGATCCCGGCGGCCTCCAGCGAGTACACCGTCGCGCGCACCTACCTCGACTGGATCGCGGATCTGCCGTGGGCCAAGCTGTCCGAGGACAACCTGGACATCGAGAACGCTCGCCAGGTCCTCGACAAGGACCACTACGGCATCAAGAAGGTGAAGAAGCGCATCCTCGAGTACCTGGCCGTGCGCAAGCTGAAGAACGACATGCGTGGCCCCATCCTCTGCCTGGTGGGCCCGCCGGGTGTCGGTAAGACGTCGCTCGGCCAGAGCGTGGCCAAGGCCACCGGCCGCAAGTTCGTCCGCCTGTCGCTGGGCGGCGTGCGCGACGAGGCCGAGATCCGTGGCCACCGCCGCACCTACGTCGGCGCCCTGCCCGGCCGCTTCATCCAGAGCATGAAGAAGGCCGGCACCAAGAACCCGGTCATGATGCTCGACGAGATCGACAAGCTGGGTGCGGACTTCAGGGGCGACCCGAGCGCGGCGCTCCTCGAGGTGCTGGACCCCGAGCAGAACAACACGTTCAGCGACCACTACCTGGACGTGCCGTTCGATCTGTCCAAGGTGATGTTCATCGCCACGGCGAACCAGCTGGATCCCATCCCTGGGCCGCTCCGTGACCGTATGGAGATCATCGAGCTGTCCGGCTACACCTTCGAGGAGAAGCAGAGCATCGCTCGCATCCACCTGGTGCCCAAGCAGCTCAAGGAGCACGGCCTGAGCGGCGACCACATCGAGGTCACCGACGAGGCGCTGCTGACGCTGACCACCTCGTACACCCGCGAGGCCGGCGTGCGTAACCTCGAGCGCCGCATCGCGGACATCTGCCGCGCGGTGGCGGTGGAGGTGGCCGGCGGGAAGACCGAGAAGCAGGTCATCAACGGCGAGCGCGTCAAGGAGATCCTCGGGCCCGAGACGTTCTACTCCGAGGTGGCCGAGCGCACCGAGGTTCCGGGCGTGGCCACGGGTCTGGCGTGGACGGCGGCCGGCGGCGATCTGCTCTTCATCGAGGCGACGAAGATGGCGGGCAAGGGCGGCATGACGCTCACCGGCCAGCTCGGCGACGTGATGAAGGAGAGCGCCACGGCGGCCCTCAGCTACCTGCGCAGCAAGGCGGAGGCGCTGGGCATCAACCCGAACTTCCTCGAGAAGACGGACCTGCACCTGCACTTCCCCGCGGGCTCCATCCCGAAGGACGGCCCCTCGGCCGGCGTCACCATCCTCACCGCGCTCACCAGCCTGCTGACGGGCATCCGGGTGCGCAGCGACACGGCGATGACGGGCGAGGCCACCCTCCGCGGCCTGGTGCTGCCGGTGGGCGGCATCAAGGAGAAGGTGCTCGCGGCTCACCGCGCCGGCATCAAGCGCGTCATCCTGCCCGAGCGCTGCCGCAAGGATCTGGTGGACGTGCCGGATCAGGCGAAGAAGGAGCTGGAGTTCATCTTCGCCACCAAGATGGACGAGGTGCTGATGGCGGCGCTGGAGAGCACGCCCTTCAAGACGCCGGCGGGCCCGCCCGCCGGTGGCGAGCAGCCGCAGACGCCGCTGCCGGGGGCCAGCACGGACGCCTCTCCGGAGATCCGGGCCGAGGCCGTGGGGGCCCGGAACTAA
- a CDS encoding biliverdin-producing heme oxygenase, producing MPAAAVVSLASPRDRIPLSVRLEEGTAATRRETEQTPFLRSLFRGTWGTSVYGQLVRGRHYVTYLQCLLEVYGALEVSLEALCSHPVVGGFLLPELWRSQSLEADLRCFLGPSWIEAPRPEHLSSLHVERIRQIALVSPHLLVAHAYVRYTRDILSGPLLGEQVARAFDLSEGDGTAFYQATTAESLEALRLRANRSLDSLPLSAEAMREVVQEARLAFRLDTLLSDALARESLGVSSSTAGL from the coding sequence ATGCCCGCTGCCGCAGTCGTGAGCCTCGCGTCGCCCCGGGATCGGATCCCGCTGTCGGTGCGCCTGGAGGAGGGGACCGCGGCCACGCGCCGTGAGACGGAGCAGACCCCGTTCCTGCGCAGCCTCTTCCGGGGGACGTGGGGCACCAGCGTGTACGGGCAGCTCGTGCGCGGGCGCCACTACGTCACCTATCTCCAGTGTCTCCTGGAGGTGTACGGGGCGCTGGAGGTGTCGCTGGAGGCCCTCTGCTCCCACCCCGTGGTGGGCGGGTTCCTCCTGCCGGAGCTCTGGCGCTCCCAGTCCCTCGAGGCCGATCTGCGCTGCTTCCTGGGGCCGTCCTGGATCGAGGCCCCTCGGCCCGAGCACCTCTCGAGCCTTCACGTGGAGCGGATCCGCCAGATCGCCCTGGTGTCTCCGCACCTGCTCGTGGCGCATGCCTACGTGCGCTACACCCGGGACATCCTCTCCGGCCCGCTCCTGGGCGAGCAGGTGGCGCGGGCCTTCGACTTGAGCGAAGGGGATGGGACGGCCTTCTACCAGGCGACGACGGCCGAGTCGCTGGAGGCCCTGCGCCTCCGGGCGAATCGGAGCCTGGACAGCCTCCCGCTCTCCGCCGAAGCCATGCGCGAGGTGGTGCAGGAGGCGCGGCTCGCCTTCCGGCTCGACACCCTCCTGTCCGATGCGCTGGCGCGGGAGTCTCTCGGGGTGAGCTCCTCCACCGCGGGGCTCTGA
- a CDS encoding N-acetylmuramoyl-L-alanine amidase family protein: MSRVLTLLLGPLVLLGSVQAARAQVPSVPHPAGVLSWPAPGAPLKVQPLQAPKDFRKKRIYLDAGHGYRGNRGNSSVTCEDEADFTLRVAEELARRLEATGRFRVRLSHKAGQDVAYRARIADAEAWKADAFVSLHSDARGMATWWEGAPGRQCLRQDATPGFSVLWADDTSEPMKVRRVTLARALARNMAQAGFLPYDGVDYVNLYAGDPEHPGVFVDRHEQGQRIMMLRRPKVPSVIIETHHALDFEEAARWKEARTLESFSAAVAQGLVDALAAPTSPAPPVATTGVAAQK, from the coding sequence ATGTCGAGAGTCCTCACGCTGCTGCTGGGCCCCCTCGTGCTGCTGGGAAGTGTCCAGGCGGCCCGAGCGCAGGTCCCCTCGGTGCCCCACCCAGCGGGCGTGCTCTCCTGGCCCGCGCCGGGTGCTCCGCTGAAGGTGCAGCCGCTTCAGGCGCCCAAGGACTTCCGCAAGAAGCGCATCTACCTGGACGCGGGCCATGGCTACCGCGGCAACCGGGGCAACTCGTCCGTCACGTGCGAGGACGAGGCGGACTTCACGCTGCGCGTCGCCGAGGAGCTGGCGCGGCGGCTGGAGGCCACGGGGCGCTTCCGGGTGCGCCTCAGCCACAAGGCGGGGCAGGACGTGGCCTATCGCGCCCGCATCGCCGACGCGGAGGCCTGGAAGGCGGATGCGTTCGTGAGCCTCCACTCGGATGCGCGTGGCATGGCCACCTGGTGGGAGGGGGCTCCGGGCAGGCAGTGCCTGCGCCAGGACGCGACGCCCGGCTTCAGCGTGCTCTGGGCCGATGACACCTCCGAGCCCATGAAGGTTCGCCGCGTGACGCTGGCCCGGGCGCTGGCCCGGAACATGGCCCAGGCGGGCTTCCTGCCCTACGACGGCGTGGACTACGTCAACCTGTACGCCGGAGACCCCGAGCACCCGGGCGTCTTCGTGGACCGGCACGAGCAGGGTCAGCGCATCATGATGCTGCGCCGTCCGAAGGTCCCCTCGGTCATCATCGAGACGCACCACGCGCTCGACTTCGAGGAGGCCGCCCGCTGGAAGGAGGCCCGGACCCTGGAGTCCTTCTCCGCGGCGGTGGCGCAGGGCCTGGTGGACGCGCTCGCTGCTCCCACCTCCCCTGCCCCTCCCGTGGCGACGACCGGAGTCGCCGCGCAGAAGTAA
- a CDS encoding FHA domain-containing protein: MDEVIFLEVLEGDGVHARHRLERFPVTVGRGYSNDVILDDPKVSPVHLRIERTEEGGLVVRDLGSRNGTFRLEPWARLAEMVLVQDARVMVGDTVLRFRGRGYAVPEALEAEAPVGPRQRLFERPRTFLAALGAAMLASLLASYLTSYDKPDWGELLFSMLLPTALTLAWAGGWSIASRIARRQFHFRAHGAIGSLVLLGFIGIPGFLMILSFTLAWDSTHPLLGLSLYLMLVGWGLFWHLRYVTRWESRRLGAMVTAIVLGFGTLVQAQELLGNEEFSTALQFPRSMLPASFRLVPASSMDEFFQEADELQKQVDELAKEK; the protein is encoded by the coding sequence GTGGACGAAGTGATCTTCCTGGAGGTGCTGGAGGGGGACGGAGTCCACGCACGCCACCGGCTGGAGCGCTTCCCCGTCACGGTGGGGCGCGGCTACTCCAACGACGTCATCCTGGACGATCCCAAGGTCTCCCCGGTGCACCTGCGCATCGAGCGCACCGAGGAGGGCGGGCTGGTGGTGCGCGATCTGGGCAGCCGCAACGGCACCTTCCGGCTGGAGCCGTGGGCGCGGCTGGCCGAGATGGTGCTCGTACAGGACGCGCGGGTGATGGTGGGCGACACGGTGCTGCGCTTCCGGGGGCGTGGCTACGCGGTGCCGGAGGCGCTGGAGGCCGAGGCGCCCGTGGGGCCCCGGCAGCGCCTCTTCGAGCGTCCGCGGACCTTCCTGGCCGCGCTGGGAGCGGCGATGCTGGCCTCGCTCCTGGCCAGCTACCTGACGAGCTACGACAAGCCGGACTGGGGCGAGCTGCTGTTCTCCATGCTGCTGCCGACGGCGCTCACGCTGGCCTGGGCCGGTGGCTGGTCCATCGCGAGCCGGATCGCGCGCCGGCAGTTCCACTTCCGCGCCCACGGGGCCATCGGCAGCCTGGTGCTGCTGGGGTTCATCGGCATCCCGGGCTTCTTGATGATCCTGAGCTTCACCCTGGCGTGGGACTCGACGCACCCGCTGCTCGGGCTGAGCCTCTACCTGATGCTGGTCGGCTGGGGCTTGTTCTGGCACCTGCGCTACGTGACGCGCTGGGAGTCGAGGCGGCTGGGCGCGATGGTCACCGCGATCGTCCTGGGCTTCGGCACGTTGGTCCAGGCGCAGGAGCTGCTGGGCAACGAGGAGTTCAGCACGGCGCTGCAGTTCCCGCGCTCGATGCTGCCGGCCTCCTTCCGGCTGGTTCCGGCCTCCTCGATGGACGAGTTCTTCCAGGAGGCGGATGAGCTCCAGAAGCAGGTGGATGAGCTCGCCAAGGAGAAGTGA
- a CDS encoding S1 family peptidase yields MVALLVLTLLTQAPVPAQPPAPAPGPEEPLPPGSDEPAAVPQLPVATLPPATHELFERIKRRVAQVRIIERRSGTKSSIGSAFFVTADGHAITNYHVVSDLVVHPEDYTAELMRDGQEPVPVKLLDVDVVDDLAVIRMEQPVADFFQLLEKPPPQGTRLFAMGNPRDLGTTIVEGTYNGLIQDALYDRVHFSGAINPGMSGGPTLTGEGRVVGVNVATMGNQVGFLVPVEHARALLMRALAAKPEDSEPAALLASVRTQLLDHQQRTTERMLATPLPQQSLGPYRVPGRWLPFLKCWGDTPHDPEAQYTVTNYQCSSEEDVFLSSEHRTGAVAYSHQHLSSTKLGALRFSALYSAFFASDPSVVEATREDVTNFRCHSEFVSTGGLTLRAALCLRAYKRFPGLYDLVLRAAALPTNNQGVDTSLTLAGFSRENAQKLARHYLEALSWTK; encoded by the coding sequence ATGGTTGCTCTTCTCGTCCTCACCCTCCTCACCCAGGCTCCGGTGCCCGCGCAGCCTCCCGCGCCCGCTCCGGGCCCGGAGGAGCCGCTCCCTCCAGGCTCGGATGAGCCGGCGGCCGTGCCGCAGCTCCCCGTGGCCACGCTGCCGCCCGCCACCCACGAGCTGTTCGAGCGCATCAAGCGCCGGGTGGCCCAGGTGCGCATCATCGAGCGCCGCTCGGGGACCAAGTCCTCGATTGGCTCGGCCTTCTTCGTGACGGCGGACGGGCATGCGATCACCAACTACCACGTCGTGTCGGATCTGGTGGTCCACCCGGAGGACTACACCGCCGAGCTGATGCGCGACGGGCAGGAGCCGGTGCCGGTGAAGCTGCTCGACGTGGACGTGGTGGACGATCTGGCCGTCATCCGGATGGAGCAGCCGGTGGCGGACTTCTTCCAGCTGCTGGAGAAGCCGCCGCCGCAGGGCACGCGCCTGTTCGCCATGGGCAACCCGCGCGATCTGGGTACCACCATCGTCGAGGGCACCTACAACGGGCTCATCCAGGACGCGCTGTACGATCGGGTCCACTTCAGCGGCGCGATCAACCCGGGCATGAGCGGCGGCCCCACGCTCACCGGCGAGGGCCGCGTGGTGGGCGTCAACGTGGCCACCATGGGCAACCAGGTGGGCTTCCTCGTGCCGGTGGAGCACGCCCGGGCGCTGCTGATGCGCGCGCTCGCGGCGAAGCCGGAGGACTCCGAGCCCGCCGCGCTGCTGGCCTCGGTGCGCACGCAGCTGCTCGATCACCAGCAGCGCACCACCGAGCGCATGCTGGCCACGCCCCTGCCGCAGCAGTCCCTGGGGCCCTACCGGGTGCCCGGCCGGTGGCTCCCGTTCCTCAAGTGCTGGGGCGACACGCCGCATGATCCGGAGGCGCAGTACACGGTGACCAACTACCAGTGCTCCTCCGAGGAGGACGTGTTCCTGTCCTCGGAGCACCGCACCGGGGCGGTGGCCTACAGCCACCAGCACCTGTCCTCCACGAAGCTGGGGGCGCTGCGCTTCTCGGCGCTCTACAGCGCCTTCTTCGCGTCGGATCCGTCGGTGGTGGAGGCCACCCGCGAGGACGTGACGAACTTCCGGTGCCACTCGGAGTTCGTGAGCACGGGAGGGCTGACGCTGCGTGCCGCGCTGTGCCTGCGCGCCTACAAGCGGTTCCCGGGGCTGTACGATCTGGTGCTCCGCGCCGCCGCGCTGCCCACGAACAACCAGGGGGTGGACACCAGCCTCACCCTGGCGGGGTTCTCGCGGGAGAACGCCCAGAAGCTGGCCCGCCACTATCTGGAGGCGCTGTCGTGGACGAAGTGA
- a CDS encoding helix-turn-helix domain-containing protein: protein MPPPESEPPDDPSPAASPPKGEEAWTYEVAHPDADQDLAPIVGRNLRRLRVQRGLSLERMSKASGVSRAMLGQIELGQSAPTINVLWKIARALDLPFSALISTTGGAGTRLMRASQAKRLTSHDGSFASRALFPFDEPRRVEFYELHLKGHSEEKAEPHPPGTLENLIVTRGTIEMEVGTERHLLATGDAILFEADKPHVYRNVGPEDVTMYLVMTYAEEVG from the coding sequence GTGCCTCCCCCTGAGAGCGAGCCACCAGACGATCCATCCCCCGCTGCCTCTCCTCCCAAGGGAGAAGAGGCATGGACGTACGAGGTGGCGCACCCGGATGCCGATCAGGATCTCGCCCCCATCGTGGGGCGGAACCTGCGGCGGCTGCGCGTGCAGCGCGGGCTGTCGCTCGAGCGGATGTCCAAGGCCTCGGGCGTGAGCCGGGCCATGCTGGGGCAGATCGAGCTGGGGCAGAGCGCGCCCACCATCAACGTGCTGTGGAAGATCGCCCGAGCGCTGGATCTGCCGTTCTCGGCGCTGATCAGCACCACGGGCGGCGCCGGGACACGGCTGATGCGCGCCTCGCAGGCCAAGCGGCTGACGTCGCACGACGGGAGCTTCGCGTCGCGAGCGCTCTTCCCGTTCGACGAGCCACGGCGGGTGGAGTTCTACGAGCTGCACCTCAAGGGCCACAGCGAGGAGAAGGCCGAGCCTCACCCGCCGGGCACGCTGGAGAACCTCATCGTCACGCGGGGCACCATCGAGATGGAGGTGGGCACCGAGCGCCACCTGCTGGCCACCGGTGACGCCATCCTCTTCGAGGCCGACAAGCCCCACGTCTACCGCAACGTGGGGCCCGAGGACGTCACCATGTACCTGGTGATGACGTACGCCGAAGAGGTGGGCTGA
- a CDS encoding cyclic nucleotide-binding domain-containing protein, with protein sequence MGQSNDNERTELAVNPLYMMEGMEALKASSLFGQLNGTELKQLFQAGERHPFQDGEQLLKQGDPLDAFWVVVTGRVEVTKDGSSIEQGPSTFFGDRALVSTVPAPLSCRAVSEGEALRFSRASLVKLSRQQPALGVKLLWALLEQAHKGQEADAED encoded by the coding sequence GTGGGACAGAGCAACGACAACGAGCGCACGGAACTGGCGGTCAATCCGCTCTACATGATGGAGGGCATGGAGGCGCTGAAGGCCTCCTCCCTGTTCGGGCAGCTGAACGGCACGGAGCTCAAGCAGCTGTTCCAGGCCGGTGAGCGGCACCCCTTCCAGGACGGGGAGCAGCTGCTCAAGCAGGGAGATCCCCTCGACGCATTCTGGGTGGTCGTCACCGGCCGCGTCGAGGTCACCAAGGACGGCAGCAGCATCGAGCAGGGCCCGTCCACCTTCTTCGGAGATCGCGCGCTGGTGAGCACCGTCCCCGCGCCCCTGTCCTGTCGGGCCGTCTCCGAGGGCGAGGCGCTGCGCTTCAGCCGGGCCTCGCTCGTGAAGCTCTCCCGGCAGCAGCCCGCCCTGGGCGTGAAGCTCCTGTGGGCCCTGCTGGAGCAGGCCCACAAGGGCCAGGAAGCCGACGCGGAGGACTGA